The proteins below come from a single Dinghuibacter silviterrae genomic window:
- a CDS encoding T6SS immunity protein Tdi1 domain-containing protein yields MYEKFIKGNKVERLEGFFPSSLKEMPIELNSLFDECGGNSFNDGVYRVYNEKLAIYWKEIIERHFSEYKGRIWPFASDWMGRLFAIDYQRINIIVVFDPATVEVFEASNELKTFHNVMLLNKDDDLLEAAKFREVMSFLGQTTLAFNNCLGFKKPLFLNGPDELDNLEIIDVEVYWEFQVQIYNQIKDLPPGTKIDLTRFIRR; encoded by the coding sequence ATGTACGAAAAATTCATTAAAGGTAATAAGGTTGAGCGGTTGGAGGGGTTTTTTCCTTCGAGTTTAAAGGAAATGCCAATTGAGCTTAATTCATTGTTTGACGAGTGTGGTGGCAATAGCTTTAATGATGGAGTATACCGGGTATACAATGAAAAACTGGCAATCTATTGGAAAGAGATAATAGAACGACATTTTAGCGAATATAAGGGGAGGATTTGGCCTTTTGCTTCTGATTGGATGGGAAGATTGTTTGCGATAGACTATCAACGAATAAATATCATAGTGGTATTTGACCCTGCAACCGTCGAAGTGTTCGAGGCATCAAATGAATTAAAAACATTTCACAATGTGATGTTGTTGAATAAAGATGATGATCTTTTAGAGGCGGCGAAGTTTCGAGAGGTGATGAGTTTTCTAGGACAAACGACTCTAGCATTCAATAATTGTCTTGGATTCAAAAAGCCACTTTTTCTCAATGGGCCTGATGAGCTGGATAATTTAGAGATCATTGATGTGGAGGTTTATTGGGAATTCCAGGTTCAAATTTATAATCAAATAAAGGACTTGCCACCAGGAACAAAAATTGATTTAACGAGATTTATTCGACGTTAA
- a CDS encoding DUF4262 domain-containing protein has product MQKYIMDHNERPLFKKLIQSNIERYGFHITIVGSGIQPRFAYTIGLTELLGFELVFAGGVIYLKDELIVIFNEIVKELNERKDLDLDEIKVKELGAFSLSTVDPSWSKLML; this is encoded by the coding sequence ATGCAGAAATACATCATGGATCATAACGAAAGACCTCTTTTCAAGAAATTGATTCAATCCAACATTGAACGATATGGTTTCCACATAACCATTGTCGGTAGTGGAATACAACCCAGATTTGCCTATACGATAGGATTAACCGAATTGCTCGGATTTGAATTGGTCTTTGCTGGGGGAGTAATTTATCTAAAAGATGAGTTGATAGTTATTTTTAATGAGATTGTCAAGGAGCTAAATGAAAGAAAAGATCTAGATCTCGATGAGATAAAAGTTAAGGAACTAGGAGCATTCTCTCTTTCAACTGTTGACCCCTCATGGAGCAAATTGATGCTTTAG
- a CDS encoding type II toxin-antitoxin system RelE family toxin translates to MPSSKDVKSKQAGGYTVLILPSAQKQLSKLPNSTATRIEDKMLELENDPRPPGCKKLKGRDAWRIRIGDYRVIYEIQDAKLIVTVVTIGDRKNVYE, encoded by the coding sequence ATGCCATCCAGCAAAGACGTAAAAAGTAAGCAAGCAGGAGGTTACACGGTTCTGATCCTGCCCTCCGCCCAAAAACAACTCTCCAAGCTACCTAACAGTACAGCTACCCGCATTGAGGACAAAATGCTCGAACTGGAAAACGATCCCAGGCCGCCAGGGTGTAAAAAACTAAAAGGGCGCGATGCTTGGCGTATACGGATCGGCGACTATCGTGTTATCTATGAAATACAAGATGCCAAGCTTATCGTCACTGTTGTCACCATTGGTGATAGAAAAAATGTCTATGAATAA
- a CDS encoding O-methyltransferase, giving the protein MEFIHPLGAAYAERFSSRETPLLQEIAEFTRTHHAQAHMLSGRAQGAFLSFISKIVRPRRVLEIGTFTGYSALCLAEGLAPDGELHTLEVRKEEADIALGYFARSPWRDRIILHEGNALDSLDRLTETWDLVFIDADKTAYIAYYEAVLPNLRPGGVVLADNVLFHGEVLEEPVRGKNALAIQAFNEHVAADQRVSHALVPMRDGMMCVYKN; this is encoded by the coding sequence TTGGAATTCATCCACCCATTGGGGGCCGCCTATGCCGAGCGGTTTTCCTCCCGGGAAACGCCCTTACTCCAGGAGATCGCGGAGTTTACGCGCACGCATCACGCCCAGGCGCATATGCTGAGCGGGCGGGCGCAGGGTGCCTTTCTCTCTTTTATTTCCAAAATTGTACGCCCCAGGCGGGTGTTGGAGATCGGTACGTTTACGGGATACAGCGCGTTGTGTCTGGCCGAGGGCCTGGCCCCTGACGGGGAGTTGCACACGCTGGAGGTCCGCAAGGAAGAGGCGGACATTGCCCTGGGATATTTTGCCCGGTCACCTTGGAGGGACCGCATAATCTTACACGAGGGAAATGCGTTAGATAGTCTCGACCGTCTTACGGAAACCTGGGACCTGGTGTTTATCGATGCCGATAAAACGGCTTATATTGCTTATTATGAAGCTGTTCTGCCAAATCTTCGCCCGGGGGGCGTGGTGCTGGCGGACAATGTGCTTTTTCATGGAGAAGTCCTGGAGGAGCCGGTCAGGGGGAAAAATGCCCTGGCCATCCAGGCATTTAACGAGCACGTGGCGGCCGATCAAAGGGTAAGCCACGCGCTGGTACCGATGAGGGATGGCATGATGTGCGTATATAAAAATTGA
- a CDS encoding glycoside hydrolase family 73 protein has protein sequence MKQLRIYLALFGMGLVFSGGAQNMTVEQYVSTYKGLAMSEMQRTGVPACITLAQGILETEGGNSDLLKASNNHFGIKCKANWTGETVYHDDDAAGECFRKYACAADSYKDHSDFLKGSDRYAFLFQLDPLDYKNWAYGLRKAGYATNPKYAQILINYIEQYHLNDYSLIAMGKMKDTTETPYVAAAPAPVLVAPVAKRAVVQYPQGEFRINETRVVFATAGTSLLALADEYHVSLSYLVDFNELKDNNELPKDQLVYLQRKRKVGSKETHTVADGESLYDVAQTEGIRLSALREYNELDEGMEPAAGETLYLQRKAPTRPRLNADGGLTKN, from the coding sequence ATGAAGCAACTACGTATTTACCTGGCTCTTTTTGGGATGGGTCTTGTCTTTTCGGGCGGGGCGCAGAACATGACGGTGGAGCAGTACGTATCCACCTATAAGGGGTTGGCGATGTCGGAAATGCAGCGTACGGGGGTCCCGGCGTGTATCACCCTTGCCCAGGGGATCCTGGAGACGGAAGGAGGAAACAGCGACCTGCTGAAGGCCTCCAACAATCACTTCGGGATCAAGTGCAAGGCCAACTGGACGGGGGAGACGGTGTACCACGACGACGACGCCGCGGGAGAGTGTTTCCGCAAATATGCCTGCGCGGCGGATTCGTATAAGGACCATTCGGACTTTCTCAAGGGGAGCGACCGGTATGCCTTTCTTTTCCAACTGGATCCGCTGGATTATAAGAATTGGGCCTACGGGCTGAGAAAGGCGGGGTATGCGACGAATCCGAAGTATGCGCAGATCCTGATCAACTACATCGAGCAGTACCACCTCAACGACTATTCGTTGATTGCGATGGGGAAAATGAAGGATACGACGGAGACGCCCTATGTGGCTGCTGCCCCGGCCCCCGTTTTGGTGGCTCCGGTTGCTAAGCGCGCTGTTGTACAGTATCCCCAGGGCGAATTCCGGATCAACGAGACCAGGGTGGTCTTTGCCACCGCGGGGACATCACTTTTGGCCCTGGCGGACGAATACCACGTTTCCCTGTCGTACCTGGTCGACTTTAACGAATTAAAGGACAATAACGAGTTGCCCAAGGACCAGTTGGTCTATCTCCAGCGCAAACGCAAGGTGGGCAGTAAGGAGACGCATACGGTCGCTGATGGGGAAAGCCTTTACGACGTCGCACAGACGGAAGGAATCCGTTTGAGTGCGCTCAGGGAGTACAACGAACTGGACGAGGGCATGGAGCCGGCCGCCGGCGAAACCCTGTACCTCCAGCGGAAGGCGCCGACAAGGCCCCGGCTGAACGCGGATGGCGGGCTTACAAAAAATTGA
- the hpt gene encoding hypoxanthine phosphoribosyltransferase, producing MAIQVHDKKFTPYLSTGDIDQEVKRVASEINRDYQGKHPLFIAILNGSFMFASDLFKELTIDTELCFIKLASYKGMKSTGHIITAIGLDTELFGRDVIIVEDIVDTGKTLSEFLPQLYHQQPASLKIAALLHKPEATRYPIHIDYLGFSVPDKFLLGYGLDYDGLGRNLKEIYQLA from the coding sequence ATGGCTATTCAGGTACACGACAAGAAATTTACCCCTTACCTCAGCACCGGCGACATCGACCAGGAGGTAAAACGGGTCGCTTCGGAGATCAACCGCGATTACCAGGGCAAACACCCCCTTTTTATAGCGATCCTGAACGGGTCATTTATGTTCGCTTCCGATCTTTTTAAGGAATTAACTATTGACACGGAATTATGTTTTATTAAATTAGCATCCTATAAAGGGATGAAGTCCACCGGCCATATCATCACCGCCATTGGCCTGGACACCGAGCTGTTTGGCAGGGATGTGATCATTGTGGAAGATATCGTGGATACGGGGAAGACCCTGTCCGAATTCTTGCCCCAATTGTACCACCAACAGCCGGCTTCTCTAAAGATCGCCGCCTTGCTCCACAAACCGGAAGCCACCCGGTACCCGATCCATATCGACTACCTGGGGTTTTCCGTGCCGGATAAGTTCCTGTTGGGGTATGGGTTGGATTACGATGGACTGGGCAGGAATTTGAAGGAAATATATCAGCTAGCCTAG
- a CDS encoding DUF2442 domain-containing protein produces the protein MDFHPELDVMTIYLNTKAVLTRSISFYKLLRGSDLFQLMQYEIIGEGLGIHWALLDEDLSLKGFLQDELRKVIKGNEELEK, from the coding sequence TTGGATTTTCATCCTGAGCTCGACGTGATGACAATATATTTGAATACCAAAGCGGTTTTGACTCGTTCGATTTCCTTTTACAAACTTCTTCGCGGATCAGATCTATTCCAATTGATGCAGTATGAGATTATCGGAGAGGGGTTAGGTATTCACTGGGCACTATTAGATGAGGACCTTAGTCTAAAGGGCTTTTTGCAGGACGAGTTAAGAAAGGTTATCAAAGGCAATGAAGAATTGGAAAAATAA
- a CDS encoding sodium:solute symporter, with product MMAAWLLGIVLAYFLLLLVVAYRTSRHSDNDSFFIGNRRSNWMLVAFGMIGTSLSGVTFISVPGTVGATGPGGIPQAFGYFQVVIGYLLGYMVIAFVLLPLYYRMQLTSIYRYLRVRLGESSYKTGALFFILSRTLGATARLYLVINVLQLFLLDQWGVPFAVTTVVILGMILLYTLEGGVKTIVWTDTLQTSFMLIGLVVGVVYILGHLHLGVGDAWAALKGHGYTRVFTTDVRSPSFVLKQILGGAFITVTMTGLDQEMMQKNISVRSVGDSQKNMMTFSLVMVLVSGLFLVLGGLLYLFAAASGQHFAGGDDIFPSLALHSFSPAFALVFIIALISALFPSADGAMTALTSSFCIDILRFQERTDMDERTKRKKRMLVHGCVAVVFLLCILVFHWVNDKSIINVILALASYTYGPLLGLFAFGIFTGRRLKYPKGVPWVCVASPLVCYLLSAVSPILFGGYKIGIELLVINGFLTFIGLFLLSEKPRV from the coding sequence ATGATGGCCGCCTGGCTTTTGGGGATTGTCCTTGCGTACTTTCTGTTGCTGCTCGTGGTCGCCTACCGGACGTCCAGGCACTCGGATAACGACTCCTTTTTTATCGGAAACCGGCGGTCGAACTGGATGCTGGTGGCCTTTGGCATGATCGGGACGTCCCTGTCGGGGGTGACCTTTATTTCCGTGCCGGGGACGGTGGGCGCCACCGGTCCGGGGGGAATACCCCAGGCCTTTGGGTATTTCCAGGTAGTGATAGGCTACCTGTTGGGGTACATGGTGATCGCCTTTGTGTTGCTGCCTTTGTATTACCGGATGCAACTGACTTCGATCTACCGGTACCTGCGGGTGCGGCTGGGGGAAAGTTCCTACAAGACGGGCGCCTTATTTTTCATCTTGTCGAGGACACTGGGTGCGACGGCCAGATTGTACTTGGTAATCAATGTGTTACAGCTATTCCTTTTGGATCAGTGGGGGGTACCTTTTGCGGTAACCACGGTCGTGATCCTGGGGATGATTCTTTTATATACGCTGGAGGGAGGCGTGAAGACGATTGTCTGGACGGATACGTTACAGACGTCTTTTATGCTGATCGGCCTGGTGGTGGGGGTGGTGTATATCTTAGGTCACCTGCACCTGGGCGTCGGGGATGCCTGGGCGGCGTTAAAAGGGCATGGGTACACGAGGGTGTTTACGACGGATGTGCGGAGTCCGTCCTTCGTCCTAAAACAGATCCTGGGGGGCGCCTTTATCACGGTGACCATGACGGGGCTGGACCAGGAAATGATGCAAAAAAACATCAGCGTTCGTTCGGTGGGGGATTCCCAAAAGAACATGATGACGTTTAGCCTGGTGATGGTGCTGGTCTCGGGTTTGTTCCTGGTGCTGGGCGGCCTTTTATACCTGTTTGCGGCGGCCAGCGGGCAACATTTTGCCGGCGGGGACGACATATTCCCGTCGCTGGCCCTCCATTCATTTTCCCCCGCGTTTGCGCTCGTCTTTATCATCGCGCTGATCTCTGCGTTGTTCCCGAGTGCGGACGGGGCGATGACGGCGTTGACGTCTTCTTTTTGCATCGATATTCTACGGTTCCAGGAACGCACGGACATGGACGAGCGGACCAAACGGAAAAAACGGATGCTGGTACACGGGTGTGTGGCGGTTGTTTTCCTGTTGTGTATCCTGGTGTTTCATTGGGTGAACGACAAGTCGATCATCAATGTGATCCTTGCCCTGGCGTCCTATACGTATGGGCCGTTGCTGGGGCTTTTTGCGTTTGGCATTTTTACGGGCAGGCGCCTGAAATACCCGAAGGGCGTCCCCTGGGTATGTGTGGCGAGCCCGCTGGTTTGCTACCTGCTGAGTGCCGTTAGCCCGATCCTTTTCGGGGGGTATAAGATCGGGATCGAGTTACTGGTGATCAATGGTTTTCTAACATTTATAGGGTTATTTTTGCTGTCTGAAAAACCAAGAGTATGA
- a CDS encoding YfbK domain-containing protein: protein MRKWKGLLFCLPVMWVAAYGQSSYIRGQVLDQSNQPLLGVEIYIPSTQQFIHTGSTGTFGFQTPYSSDSVNFTLEGYTPLHIRLAGNRFSTVVMKILPNEAQARRPKLLSLVGKQSYDQRRSLWSGGETYANQVENDPILADRYPGTGFALNIDKASYSNIRRFIHLQMRVPPDAVRIEELLNYFNFDYTPPAPPGLFSIQSQVTDCPWNAVKKLLILHICGKKLNLDKMPPSNFVFLLDASGSMDMPNKLPLIKAAFRSLTNNLRDIDTVSIVMYGGTVAPVLTGVPGTARQKILDAIDGLEANGDTPGAAGILLAYTVAMQHFIRGGNNRVILATDGDFNVGQTGEKELEDLISRQRNTGIYLTCLGVGMGNYKDSKLEALAKRGNGNFSYLDNTQEAEKVLVKELSQNLYTVARDVYASVEFNKDLVKDYRLVGFENRKDAVMDSTSEIDGGEVGSGFSMMAMFEVEGRGDLAAQGPPLAGLRLTYRLPDDSVLRSAVYPCASNYRTLDSLDKAYSFAAAVALYGLILRESKYVPGASFTDVLFLANKGLDPQNFLETDFVQQVEKTIKVYGVKHKRKGED from the coding sequence ATGAGGAAGTGGAAGGGCTTGCTATTTTGCTTACCGGTGATGTGGGTTGCGGCTTACGGCCAGTCTTCCTACATCAGGGGCCAGGTGTTGGACCAGTCCAATCAACCTCTTCTGGGGGTGGAAATCTATATCCCCTCCACTCAGCAATTCATACACACCGGCAGCACCGGCACTTTTGGTTTCCAGACACCTTATTCATCGGACAGCGTCAATTTTACCCTGGAGGGGTATACGCCTTTACACATACGGCTGGCCGGGAACCGGTTTAGCACGGTGGTCATGAAGATCCTGCCGAACGAGGCCCAGGCGAGGCGGCCAAAGCTGCTGTCCCTGGTGGGAAAGCAATCATACGACCAGCGCCGTAGTCTTTGGTCGGGCGGAGAAACGTACGCCAACCAGGTCGAGAATGACCCGATCCTCGCGGACCGGTACCCGGGGACGGGTTTTGCGTTGAACATAGACAAGGCTTCCTACAGCAACATCCGCCGGTTTATCCACCTGCAAATGAGGGTGCCTCCGGATGCGGTCCGGATTGAGGAACTGCTGAACTATTTCAACTTCGATTATACGCCGCCCGCGCCCCCGGGGCTTTTTTCCATACAATCGCAGGTGACGGACTGTCCATGGAACGCCGTCAAAAAACTGTTGATCCTGCATATATGTGGCAAAAAGCTGAACCTGGACAAAATGCCGCCCAGCAACTTCGTTTTCCTGTTGGATGCCAGCGGATCGATGGACATGCCCAACAAACTCCCTCTGATCAAGGCGGCTTTTCGCTCCCTGACGAACAACCTGCGGGACATCGATACGGTCAGCATTGTGATGTATGGAGGTACGGTGGCGCCGGTTCTGACCGGGGTGCCGGGGACCGCCCGGCAAAAGATCCTGGACGCCATCGATGGGTTGGAGGCCAATGGGGATACCCCCGGCGCCGCGGGGATACTGCTGGCGTATACGGTGGCCATGCAGCACTTTATCCGGGGGGGCAACAACCGGGTCATCCTAGCTACCGACGGGGATTTCAACGTGGGTCAGACCGGGGAAAAGGAGCTGGAAGACCTGATCAGCCGTCAACGCAATACCGGCATCTACCTGACCTGTCTGGGCGTGGGTATGGGTAATTATAAAGACTCCAAGCTGGAAGCGCTGGCCAAACGGGGAAACGGGAACTTCTCTTACTTAGACAATACCCAGGAAGCAGAAAAGGTGCTGGTCAAGGAACTTAGTCAAAACCTTTATACCGTGGCCAGGGACGTATACGCTTCGGTGGAGTTTAACAAGGACCTGGTAAAGGACTACAGGCTGGTGGGTTTTGAAAACCGGAAAGACGCCGTTATGGACAGCACCAGCGAGATCGACGGGGGGGAAGTCGGGTCCGGCTTTTCCATGATGGCCATGTTCGAGGTCGAAGGGCGTGGGGACCTGGCGGCACAGGGGCCGCCCCTGGCGGGCCTCCGGCTGACCTATCGTCTCCCCGACGATTCGGTGCTCCGGAGCGCGGTGTATCCCTGTGCCTCGAATTATCGAACCCTGGACAGCCTCGATAAGGCGTATTCGTTTGCGGCGGCGGTTGCCCTGTACGGGCTGATCCTTCGGGAGTCTAAATATGTCCCCGGGGCGTCCTTTACGGATGTGTTGTTCTTAGCGAACAAGGGGCTCGATCCCCAGAATTTCCTCGAAACCGACTTTGTCCAGCAGGTGGAAAAGACGATTAAGGTGTATGGGGTCAAGCACAAGCGCAAGGGGGAGGACTAG
- a CDS encoding LOG family protein produces the protein MNETLRVSKQRKWTESEAHSSWQIFKIMAEFVDGFETLNKIGPCISIFGSARTKPGSRYYELAVQTAHRLSEEGFGIITGGGPGIMEAANKGAQMAGGRSVGLNIELPFEQKSNPYIDSDKSMHFDYFFVRKVMFTKYAQAFVMFPGGFGTMDEMFEVATLIQTHKIERTPMVLVGKDYWSGLLAWIRTSMLEAENNIKAEDLDLFVLFDTVEEVASYMVSYYAKNPLKPNF, from the coding sequence ATGAACGAGACGCTGAGGGTGTCCAAACAACGGAAATGGACGGAGTCGGAAGCCCATTCGAGCTGGCAGATCTTTAAGATCATGGCGGAGTTTGTGGATGGCTTCGAAACATTGAATAAAATCGGTCCTTGTATCAGCATATTCGGGTCGGCCCGGACAAAGCCGGGGAGCCGGTATTATGAGCTGGCGGTTCAGACGGCGCACCGCTTGTCGGAGGAGGGTTTCGGGATCATCACCGGGGGCGGCCCGGGGATCATGGAGGCGGCCAACAAGGGCGCCCAGATGGCGGGCGGACGGTCGGTGGGGCTGAACATCGAGCTTCCTTTCGAACAAAAGTCCAACCCGTATATCGATTCGGATAAGTCCATGCATTTCGACTATTTTTTCGTCCGGAAAGTCATGTTTACCAAGTATGCCCAGGCCTTTGTGATGTTCCCTGGCGGCTTTGGGACCATGGACGAGATGTTCGAGGTGGCGACCCTGATCCAGACCCACAAGATCGAGCGGACACCGATGGTGTTGGTCGGTAAGGATTATTGGTCGGGTCTGCTGGCGTGGATCCGGACCAGCATGCTGGAGGCGGAAAACAACATCAAGGCGGAGGACCTGGACCTGTTTGTCCTGTTCGATACGGTCGAGGAGGTGGCGTCTTATATGGTGAGCTATTATGCAAAGAATCCGCTAAAGCCAAACTTCTAG